The Dioscorea cayenensis subsp. rotundata cultivar TDr96_F1 chromosome 11, TDr96_F1_v2_PseudoChromosome.rev07_lg8_w22 25.fasta, whole genome shotgun sequence genomic interval TCATTGGTCATTTCACAATGCTAATTAACTgtcattgttatatatatatatatatatctaatattttgTATTGCAATTCAAATTCAGGATGTTGTTATAGCAAAATGTTGAAGGATTCACACCGATGCATCGAAAGAGCAATGCACCACAACTGCCCAATTTGTTATGAAGTAATGACTATATCAATTctctttcattaatttttttttttccgtttgTGTTCTTGTATTCATGAACCTTGTGATTCCAGTATCTGTTCGACTCATTAAAGGACGTGAGTGTACTACAATGCGGCCATACAATacatttgggttgcctccaagaAATGAAGCTGCATTTCCAGTATGTAGTTCGGAAATTGATTCAATCTCATTAGCTGCTCTATTAGTTGCCAAATTATTCAATTTCAGTTTTGTACTGCAGATTTGCATGCCCTGTATGTTCTCGATCAATATGCGACATGACCAGCGTGTGGGAAAAACTCGATCAGGAGGTAAATTTACTAACAATCTCAAAATTAGTCTCGGAAAGTAGTTGCAACAACTTCACactaattaatttgatttaacaGGTTGCTGCTACTCCAATGCCTGATATATACCAAAATAAGATGGTAAGGGAGTACGGTACACGATGATCTATCTATATCTGCAAATGCTCAAACTAAATGATTTAATAATCATCAGGTGTGGATCCTTTGCAACGATTGCGGTGTCAAATCAAATGTGCATTTCCACATTGTTGCTCACAAATGCCAGAGTTGCAATTCCTACAACACCAAGCAGACGATCGGTGTTCCATGTTTGTAGGTAGTTTGAAGTATAATGCAGCAATGCTTATTTGAACCTTCATATTTGCTTGGGAGAGAATATCTCGGTGCTCTGATTTAATTCATCGATGCGAAAAACAAAAGATCGGCGGCGATGATGAGTTTGAGGTTGATGCTTTCTGAGCATCCGGTTGCATGTTTTCCAATGATCTGATCACACGGAGCTACATTGTGTTGCCATTGTGCTGATGTTTATGCTCTTTTGCATGCATTACTGATATTTGTTTCACTATGCTTCagtaatcatatatatatatatatatatatatataatgcgcAAATATGTTGCTCTTCTTCCTAGTTGCAGCTTAATTCGAGGGAAAATTATCTTTTCAATTCTACTGCTGTTAATTATATATGaagaaaaagattttgtttttaCCAGCTAcatagggtttttttggcaaggGCCAACACCTACGTGTCTCAATCATGCATTGTGAGGAGCCTAACCTTTGGTCTCGTTCATGACAGTCTAGCTTCACAAAATCGGTCAAACATATAAATcagattttatgaaaaaaatttgttagtggtttatccaatttttttgaaaaaaatatttaataaaaatcacaaatttattgtaaaatagTTTTTACTAAGATACCCCCATGATCTAAGGGCACAAC includes:
- the LOC120271502 gene encoding E3 ubiquitin-protein ligase RZFP34 encodes the protein MEIEKGGSLVDMVVSRDFGCSHYKRKCKIRAPCCGEVFDCRHCHNEAKNSFEVSQFARHEIPRHQVTKVICSLCDKEQDVQQNCTNCNVSMGNYFCSKCKFFDDDVSKNTYHCDGCGICRVGGAENFFHCDQCGCCYSKMLKDSHRCIERAMHHNCPICYEYLFDSLKDVSVLQCGHTIHLGCLQEMKLHFQFACPVCSRSICDMTSVWEKLDQEVAATPMPDIYQNKMVWILCNDCGVKSNVHFHIVAHKCQSCNSYNTKQTIGVPCL